From the Desulfarculaceae bacterium genome, one window contains:
- a CDS encoding F0F1 ATP synthase subunit C — protein MDNLGLIGMISVATAGITIGLGAIGPALGEGRAVAQALAAMAQQPDESNTITRTLFVGLAMIESTAIYCFVVSMILLFANPFWDYVVSKAGS, from the coding sequence ATGGATAACTTGGGCCTCATCGGCATGATCTCGGTGGCCACGGCGGGCATCACCATCGGCTTGGGCGCCATCGGCCCGGCCCTGGGCGAGGGGCGCGCCGTGGCCCAGGCCCTGGCGGCCATGGCCCAGCAGCCCGACGAATCCAACACCATCACCCGCACCCTGTTCGTGGGCCTGGCCATGATCGAGTCCACGGCCATCTACTGCTTCGTGGTCTCCATGATCCTCCTGTTCGCCAACCCCTTCTGGGACTACGTGGTTTCCAAGGCGGGGAGCTAG
- a CDS encoding F0F1 ATP synthase subunit epsilon yields the protein MKLKVLLPDQVLVDEEAAKVVAEAENGSFCLLPRHVDFVAALAPGILSFVDQNSREVFLALDEGVLVKQGAEVLVSTRRGVRGEQLGVLRDLVESQFRELDQQEVKARTAMAKIEAGFVRRFLELQEMN from the coding sequence ATGAAGCTCAAGGTGCTCCTGCCGGATCAGGTGCTGGTGGACGAGGAGGCGGCCAAGGTGGTGGCCGAGGCCGAGAATGGCTCCTTTTGCCTCTTGCCCCGCCACGTGGATTTCGTGGCCGCCCTGGCCCCGGGCATCCTCAGCTTCGTGGACCAGAACAGCCGCGAGGTGTTCCTGGCCCTGGACGAGGGGGTATTGGTCAAGCAGGGGGCCGAGGTCCTGGTCTCCACCCGGCGCGGTGTGCGCGGCGAGCAGCTGGGCGTGCTGCGTGATTTGGTGGAGAGCCAGTTCCGTGAGCTGGACCAACAGGAGGTCAAGGCGCGCACGGCCATGGCCAAGATCGAGGCCGGCTTCGTGCGCCGCTTCCTGGAATTGCAGGAGATGAACTGA
- a CDS encoding F0F1 ATP synthase subunit A → MGIKDISPDVLVFWSWHWAKLNATIVYTWITMFLLTLGSWLATRNLQARRELSRWQNFLEVIVTAMRDQIREIAQRDATPFLPFVGTLFLFIALSNLLAIIPGWVPPTASLSTTAALALVVLIGVPIYGIQSRGFASYLKQYVQPSPIMLPMNILGELSRTLALAVRLFGNIMSGTKIAAILLAITPILFPVVMQALGLLTGMIQAYIFAVLAMVYIASAARIQDQREQKAREAALAKGDDHG, encoded by the coding sequence ATGGGCATCAAGGACATCAGCCCCGACGTGTTGGTGTTCTGGTCCTGGCACTGGGCCAAACTCAACGCCACCATCGTCTACACCTGGATCACCATGTTCCTGCTGACCCTGGGCTCCTGGCTGGCCACCCGCAACCTGCAAGCCAGGCGCGAGCTCTCCCGCTGGCAGAACTTCCTGGAGGTGATCGTCACTGCGATGCGGGACCAGATTCGGGAGATCGCCCAGCGCGACGCCACCCCCTTTCTGCCCTTCGTGGGCACCTTGTTTTTGTTCATCGCCCTTAGCAACCTTCTGGCCATCATTCCCGGCTGGGTGCCGCCCACCGCCTCGCTCTCCACCACTGCGGCCCTGGCCCTGGTGGTCTTGATCGGGGTGCCCATCTACGGCATCCAGAGTCGAGGCTTTGCCAGCTACCTCAAGCAGTATGTGCAGCCCTCGCCCATCATGCTGCCCATGAACATCCTGGGCGAGCTGAGCCGCACCCTGGCCCTGGCGGTCAGGCTCTTCGGCAACATCATGAGCGGCACCAAGATCGCGGCCATCCTCCTGGCCATCACCCCCATACTTTTCCCGGTGGTCATGCAGGCCCTTGGCCTTCTCACCGGCATGATCCAGGCCTATATCTTCGCGGTGCTGGCCATGGTCTACATCGCTTCGGCCGCCCGTATCCAGGACCAGCGCGAACAAAAGGCCCGCGAAGCGGCCTTGGCGAAAGGAGACGACCATGGATAA
- a CDS encoding AtpZ/AtpI family protein, which translates to MPAPPPKKGPSFDREVGLKEKRKIKARAENRSVWFGLGMFGMVGWSVAIPTVAAIALGVWLDKSYPGPPSWTLTLLVVGVALGCLNAWFWIKRESKED; encoded by the coding sequence ATGCCCGCGCCTCCGCCCAAGAAGGGGCCGAGCTTCGACCGCGAGGTGGGCCTCAAGGAAAAGCGCAAGATCAAGGCGCGGGCCGAGAACCGCTCGGTGTGGTTCGGCCTGGGCATGTTCGGGATGGTGGGCTGGTCGGTGGCCATCCCCACCGTGGCCGCCATCGCCCTGGGGGTGTGGCTGGACAAGAGCTATCCCGGCCCGCCCTCCTGGACCCTGACCCTTTTGGTGGTCGGGGTGGCGCTGGGCTGCCTCAACGCCTGGTTCTGGATCAAGCGGGAAAGCAAAGAGGACTGA